In one Pseudomonas tensinigenes genomic region, the following are encoded:
- a CDS encoding CoA-acylating methylmalonate-semialdehyde dehydrogenase yields the protein MSVIPHLINGELVTENGRAVDVFNPSTGQAIHKLPLASQATIQKAIDAAKAAFPAWRNTPPAKRAQVMFRFKQLLEQNEARISQLISEEHGKTLEDAAGELKRGIENVEFACAAPEILKGEYSRNVGPNIDAWSDFQPLGIVAGITPFNFPAMVPLWMYPLAIVCGNCFILKPSERDPSSTLLIAQLLLEAGLPKGVMSVVHGDKTAVDALIEAPEVKALSFVGSTPIAEYIYAEGTKRGKRVQALGGAKNHAVLMPDADLDNAVSALMGAAYGSCGERCMAISVAVCVGDQVADALVAKLVPQIQALKIGAGTSCGLDMGPLVTGQARDKVSGYVDDGVAAGATLVVDGRGFSVAGHEEGFFLGGCLFDNVTPEMRIYKEEIFGPVLCIVRVNSLEEAMQLINDHEYGNGTCIFTRDGEAARLFCDEIEVGMVGVNVPLPVPVAYHSFGGWKRSLFGDLHAYGPDGVRFYTRRKAITQRWPQRASHEASQFAFPSL from the coding sequence GATCAATGGCGAACTGGTGACCGAGAACGGTCGCGCGGTTGATGTGTTCAACCCGTCCACCGGTCAGGCTATCCACAAGCTGCCACTGGCCAGCCAGGCAACCATCCAGAAAGCCATCGATGCCGCCAAGGCTGCGTTCCCGGCCTGGCGCAACACGCCACCGGCCAAACGCGCGCAGGTGATGTTCCGCTTCAAGCAACTGCTGGAGCAGAACGAAGCACGCATCTCGCAATTGATCAGCGAAGAACACGGTAAAACTCTGGAAGACGCCGCCGGTGAATTGAAGCGCGGTATCGAGAACGTCGAGTTCGCCTGCGCCGCGCCGGAAATCCTCAAGGGTGAGTACAGCCGCAACGTTGGCCCGAACATCGACGCATGGTCGGACTTCCAGCCGCTGGGCATCGTTGCCGGGATCACCCCGTTCAACTTCCCGGCCATGGTGCCGCTGTGGATGTACCCGTTGGCGATCGTCTGCGGCAACTGCTTCATCCTCAAGCCGTCCGAGCGTGATCCAAGCTCGACACTGCTGATCGCTCAGTTGCTGTTGGAAGCCGGTCTGCCGAAAGGCGTGATGAGCGTGGTTCACGGTGACAAGACTGCAGTAGACGCGCTGATCGAAGCGCCGGAAGTCAAAGCGCTGAGCTTCGTTGGTTCGACGCCGATTGCCGAGTACATCTACGCCGAAGGCACCAAGCGTGGTAAGCGCGTTCAGGCACTGGGCGGCGCGAAAAACCACGCAGTGCTGATGCCGGATGCCGATCTGGACAACGCCGTCAGCGCACTGATGGGCGCGGCTTACGGTTCCTGTGGCGAGCGCTGCATGGCGATTTCGGTTGCCGTTTGTGTAGGCGATCAAGTGGCCGATGCGCTGGTGGCCAAACTGGTACCGCAGATCCAGGCGCTGAAAATCGGTGCCGGCACTTCGTGCGGCCTGGATATGGGGCCACTGGTCACCGGTCAGGCGCGCGACAAAGTCAGTGGTTACGTTGATGACGGTGTGGCGGCGGGCGCGACCCTGGTGGTCGACGGTCGTGGTTTCAGCGTGGCCGGTCATGAAGAAGGCTTCTTCCTCGGTGGCTGCCTGTTCGACAACGTCACTCCAGAAATGCGCATCTATAAAGAAGAGATCTTCGGCCCGGTACTGTGCATCGTTCGCGTGAACAGCCTGGAAGAGGCGATGCAACTGATCAACGATCACGAATACGGCAATGGCACCTGCATCTTCACCCGTGACGGTGAGGCGGCGCGTCTGTTCTGCGACGAGATCGAAGTCGGTATGGTTGGCGTCAACGTGCCGCTGCCGGTGCCGGTGGCTTACCACAGCTTCGGCGGCTGGAAGCGTTCGCTGTTTGGTGACCTGCATGCGTATGGTCCGGATGGTGTGCGCTTCTATACCCGTCGCAAGGCGATCACTCAGCGCTGGCCGCAGCGTGCCAGCCATGAGGCTTCGCAGTTCGCCTTCCCTAGCTTGTAA
- the recC gene encoding exodeoxyribonuclease V subunit gamma, translated as MPDAQSLNAAFMVVQSNSLDELRSLVISIMRRYPLAPLENEIALVQSNGIAQWLKLALAEDPEEDDLGGCGIAAAIDVQLPGSFMWQLYRMVLGRDEIPPKSLLDKAPLTWRLMRLLPQVIDRPHFEPLQRFLTHDTDLRKRYQLSERLADLFDQYQVYRADWLEDWAEGRHQLRNVRGEVKPLPPTSCWQAELWRALLDDVGEQGMAQSRAGVHQRFIERINNLAEAPAGLPSRVIVFGISSLPAQVLEALAGLARFSQVLLCVHNPCRHHWADIVADKDLLRHQYKRQSRKTGMPTVLDPDALHQHAHPLLAAWGKQGRDYINLLDSYDDPNSYRAAFRDGRIDLFSETQPHNLLNQLQDDILELRPLNETREHWPVVDLVQDESIRFHIAHSAQREVEILHDQLLARFSANPDLRPRDVIVMVPDIDSYAPHIRAVFGQLDRQDERFIPFTLADQGQRGRDPLLIAVEHLLKLPESRFPVSEILDLLDVPALRARFGVEERDLPTLHHWIEGAGVRWGMNAEQRAGLGLPDELEQNSWHFGLRRMLLGYAVGSARACEGIEPYDEIGGLDAALIGPLVALLDALELAHQQLTQPAQPKEWGYRLQALMQLFFKASNEHDDYLLTQLEELRETWLETCEAVGLADELPLTVVREAWLAGLDQGRLSQRFLAGAVNFCTLMPMRAIPFKLVCLLGMNDGDYPRAQPPLDFDLMGSDYRPGDRSRREDDRYLLLEALLSARNQLYISWVGRSIRDNSERPASVLIGQLRDHLASGWRLLDENRDLLSAITQEHPLQPFSARYFHEGDHLFSYASEWQVLHQPHESQSEAQLLSPYVQEEPLSLALLQDFLRNPVRHFFTQRLKVYFEAAEAPLADEEPFVLDALQRYTLSDSLLEAALRQPDNVDQALTAQARRLQNSGLLPMAGFGECLQRELIEPLPDLLQRYQQLLALWPTPLSSAMPVNLELQGLRLEGWLAGLHQRADAGLLSITTIPNSIGSIKSRKWHRLTKPWVNHLVACASGLSLTTALVASDDTLLLEPMEPARAIRFLGDLLLAWQAGMRQPLPIAVKTAFAWLSQTDPLKAEAAARKAYEGDGQTSEGERRESPALSRQYADFDALLADETFSGWCDALYRPLLEAPWRSLSTEGARA; from the coding sequence ATGCCGGACGCTCAGTCCCTCAACGCTGCATTCATGGTGGTCCAGAGCAACAGCCTGGACGAACTGCGCAGCCTTGTGATCAGCATCATGCGGCGTTATCCGCTGGCTCCCCTGGAAAACGAAATAGCTCTGGTGCAGAGCAACGGCATTGCCCAATGGCTAAAATTGGCCTTGGCCGAAGATCCTGAGGAAGACGACCTTGGCGGTTGCGGTATTGCCGCAGCGATTGATGTGCAACTGCCGGGCAGTTTCATGTGGCAGTTGTACCGCATGGTACTGGGGCGAGATGAAATCCCTCCCAAATCCCTGCTCGATAAAGCCCCGCTGACCTGGCGCCTCATGCGCCTGCTCCCTCAGGTCATTGATCGCCCGCATTTCGAGCCGTTGCAACGCTTCCTTACCCATGACACCGACCTGCGCAAGCGTTATCAATTGTCCGAACGATTGGCGGATCTGTTCGACCAGTATCAGGTGTACCGGGCTGACTGGCTTGAAGACTGGGCCGAAGGTCGGCATCAGTTGCGCAATGTCAGAGGTGAAGTAAAACCATTGCCCCCGACCAGTTGCTGGCAGGCGGAACTGTGGCGTGCGCTGCTGGATGACGTTGGCGAACAGGGGATGGCACAGAGTCGTGCCGGCGTTCACCAACGGTTCATCGAGCGCATCAACAATCTTGCCGAAGCTCCTGCGGGATTGCCTTCGCGAGTGATCGTTTTCGGTATTTCTTCGCTGCCAGCCCAGGTGCTTGAAGCACTGGCCGGGCTTGCGCGTTTCAGTCAGGTCCTGCTGTGTGTTCACAACCCGTGCCGCCACCACTGGGCCGATATTGTCGCCGACAAGGATTTGCTGCGGCACCAATACAAGCGGCAATCGCGCAAGACTGGAATGCCCACAGTGCTGGACCCTGATGCACTGCATCAACACGCTCATCCACTGTTGGCTGCATGGGGTAAACAAGGTCGGGACTACATCAACCTGCTCGACAGTTATGACGATCCCAATAGCTATCGGGCGGCTTTCCGCGACGGCCGCATAGACCTGTTCAGCGAAACTCAACCACACAATCTGCTCAATCAACTCCAGGACGACATTCTCGAGTTGCGCCCACTCAATGAGACTCGCGAACACTGGCCTGTAGTCGATCTGGTACAAGACGAGTCGATCCGTTTCCACATTGCCCACAGCGCTCAGCGTGAAGTCGAAATACTGCATGACCAGCTTCTGGCGCGGTTCAGTGCCAACCCGGATTTGCGTCCTCGCGATGTGATCGTAATGGTGCCTGACATCGATAGCTACGCCCCGCATATCCGCGCGGTGTTTGGTCAGCTTGACCGGCAGGACGAGCGGTTCATCCCCTTCACATTGGCGGATCAAGGGCAACGTGGTCGTGATCCACTGCTGATCGCAGTCGAACACCTGCTTAAGCTTCCCGAAAGCCGTTTTCCGGTCAGTGAAATCCTCGATTTGCTTGACGTTCCTGCACTTCGCGCTCGTTTCGGTGTGGAAGAACGCGACCTGCCAACACTGCACCACTGGATCGAGGGTGCCGGCGTGCGCTGGGGGATGAACGCCGAGCAGCGCGCGGGTCTGGGTTTACCTGACGAGCTTGAGCAGAACAGCTGGCATTTCGGTCTGCGCCGCATGCTCCTGGGCTATGCCGTTGGCAGCGCCAGAGCGTGTGAAGGGATCGAACCTTATGATGAAATCGGCGGTCTCGACGCCGCACTGATCGGGCCGTTGGTGGCTCTGCTCGATGCCTTGGAACTCGCCCATCAACAGCTCACTCAGCCTGCTCAACCCAAGGAGTGGGGGTATCGATTGCAAGCGCTGATGCAACTGTTCTTCAAAGCCAGCAACGAGCATGACGACTACTTGTTGACCCAACTCGAAGAGCTACGTGAGACCTGGCTGGAAACGTGCGAGGCAGTAGGCCTGGCGGATGAGCTACCACTGACTGTGGTTCGTGAAGCCTGGCTCGCGGGTCTGGATCAGGGGCGCTTGTCTCAGCGCTTTTTGGCCGGCGCCGTGAATTTTTGTACGCTGATGCCCATGCGCGCCATTCCATTCAAACTGGTCTGCCTGCTGGGTATGAACGACGGCGATTATCCCCGCGCGCAGCCGCCGCTGGATTTCGACCTCATGGGTAGCGACTACCGCCCGGGAGATCGTTCCCGGCGCGAAGACGACCGCTATCTTTTGCTTGAAGCGCTTTTGTCTGCGCGCAACCAGTTGTACATCAGTTGGGTTGGTCGCAGCATCCGCGATAACAGTGAGCGACCGGCTTCAGTGTTGATCGGCCAATTGCGCGATCACCTCGCAAGTGGCTGGCGATTGCTCGACGAAAATCGCGATCTGCTGAGTGCCATTACGCAAGAGCATCCACTGCAGCCATTCAGTGCGCGCTATTTTCATGAAGGAGATCACCTGTTCAGCTATGCCAGTGAATGGCAGGTTCTGCATCAACCGCATGAGTCTCAAAGCGAAGCACAGTTACTCAGCCCTTATGTACAAGAGGAGCCGCTGAGCCTGGCTTTGTTGCAGGACTTTTTACGCAACCCGGTCCGGCACTTTTTCACCCAGCGCCTCAAGGTTTATTTCGAGGCTGCCGAAGCGCCGCTAGCCGACGAAGAACCCTTCGTGCTGGATGCATTACAGCGTTACACGCTCAGCGACAGCTTGCTCGAAGCCGCTCTCAGGCAACCGGACAATGTCGATCAAGCACTGACAGCCCAGGCCCGGCGTCTGCAAAACAGTGGTCTGTTGCCAATGGCCGGGTTTGGCGAGTGCCTGCAACGTGAGCTGATCGAACCTTTGCCGGACTTGCTACAGCGTTATCAACAACTGCTGGCACTCTGGCCTACCCCTTTGAGCAGTGCGATGCCGGTCAACCTTGAATTGCAGGGCTTGCGTCTTGAAGGCTGGCTCGCGGGTTTGCACCAGCGCGCTGACGCAGGCCTGTTGTCGATCACGACCATTCCCAACAGTATCGGCTCAATCAAAAGCCGCAAATGGCATCGGCTGACCAAACCTTGGGTTAATCATTTGGTGGCCTGCGCCAGCGGACTTTCGCTGACGACAGCATTGGTCGCCAGCGACGATACATTGCTGCTTGAACCCATGGAGCCAGCACGAGCGATACGTTTCCTTGGTGACTTGCTCCTCGCTTGGCAGGCAGGCATGCGACAGCCACTGCCGATCGCGGTAAAAACCGCTTTTGCGTGGCTTTCCCAAACCGATCCGCTGAAGGCCGAAGCGGCAGCGCG